The sequence TACGAGCAGGGCGATCAGTGTGGCGTAGAACTCCAACCGCGCATCGCCGGGGTAGAAAATCGCCCAGTCGGTAAAGAAACGCAGCACGTAGGCCAGGATAAATCCCCCGGCCACGCATAGGGCGTCACCCAACCCGATCCCCAGGAGCACCCATCGCCATTCGTTGCGCCGAGCTTCTCTGGCTGGGAAAAGCTGTCCGGCTAGAATGTCAATCATCTGGTTGTTCATAGCTGTCCCCACCATTTCATTCGATTGAGTGTCTCAGGCGCTGATAAGGGCTGGCGAGATAGAGGTGTTGCGCCCGGTAACGTCTGTGATAATTTCCCATGCCGTCCGGCGCGCAAAGGCACACACGGACTCGCCATTCGTCAACTGCGGGTAGATCTGGCTAGTGTTGGCCAGGTAAAGCCCGGTGATCTCGCTACGTACCGGCGGGATGAGGTCGGTCATTCCCACAGGATGTAACGGTTCGACATAACGCTCGCGACCAATACGCACCGCTGCAATCTCGTCATCACGCAGGTCGGGAAACATCTGGCGCAGGTAGCCGAGGAAGGCTGCGCGCAGCTCGTCATCGGACATGGTGGCGAAACGGCTGCCCGGCGCCACGTACTTGGGAAGGTAGACCAGATGGTAGCCGCCCACACAGGCCGGATCGATAAGGTTCGTCGTCTCGATCACCCCCGTGAAGGGGATACGCTCGTCGGTGATGTTCAGGGTGTAGTATGGTGTTAGACTGCGGCGCAGCACCAGCAGCACGCAGACGATGCCCAGGAAACCCTCTAGCCTGCCCCAGCGCTCACTGACGGCCGTCGCCTCAGGCGGCAACAGCCGGCGCGCGATGGGCGTCTGCGCAGTAATGATCACCCGGTCGGTGACCTGCTCGATCCCGTTGATGCTCAGGCTTACTACTCGCCCGTCGGCAATCCGCACCTGCTCGACGTTGGCCCCCGTAGTAATCATCCCTCCTCGCGCTCGTATCGCCGCTGCCAGCGCGTCAATCAACTCCTGGTAGCCATTCGGCAGGTAACCCATCAATTCCTGGCTGCCACCTCGGGTACGTGTGTCGGTGGTGCGAACCAGTCGTGACCAGATGTAGGTCGCAGGCACCTGCGAGAAGTCGCCGTCAAACTTGGCTCGTAGCAGCGGCTCCCAGATATGGCGGGTGGTTTTTTCCCCGCTCAGTTGCCGCAGCCAATCTGCAACTGGGATCTGCTCCAGGGCGCGCCAGTCTTTGATCCGGCGGCAGGCCAGAATGGTGTACGCCAGGCGCATCCGGTCAATCAGGTTCAGTGGCGGGAAGCGCAGGAACTCAAGGGGCGTCGTCATAGGA is a genomic window of Chloroflexaceae bacterium containing:
- a CDS encoding NAD(P)/FAD-dependent oxidoreductase, with the protein product MIDIIGGGILGLTLAHEFLKWGKSVRVWERAATLGGLMGRTTFAELGGMSCDRYYHAILSSDQTLMSLMDELGLRSRLRMVSTKMGFYHDGRCYPMTTPLEFLRFPPLNLIDRMRLAYTILACRRIKDWRALEQIPVADWLRQLSGEKTTRHIWEPLLRAKFDGDFSQVPATYIWSRLVRTTDTRTRGGSQELMGYLPNGYQELIDALAAAIRARGGMITTGANVEQVRIADGRVVSLSINGIEQVTDRVIITAQTPIARRLLPPEATAVSERWGRLEGFLGIVCVLLVLRRSLTPYYTLNITDERIPFTGVIETTNLIDPACVGGYHLVYLPKYVAPGSRFATMSDDELRAAFLGYLRQMFPDLRDDEIAAVRIGRERYVEPLHPVGMTDLIPPVRSEITGLYLANTSQIYPQLTNGESVCAFARRTAWEIITDVTGRNTSISPALISA